A genome region from Mugil cephalus isolate CIBA_MC_2020 chromosome 13, CIBA_Mcephalus_1.1, whole genome shotgun sequence includes the following:
- the cuedc2 gene encoding CUE domain-containing protein 2: protein MDLHKIIHGALHEFIQAYIPDADLSTLDDVLLSYITGVLEDLGSQQSVEENFDVEVFAEMLEAYIPGFAEIDSVKVCEMMFSLASKLASARTSADEENSVPKTRAEEISLKLTTLPSEPPPGRETQCLKTQTEGATAKLPVSEWEAQEQHLLEMFPKCSLSEARSALSIAKGDMEEAVRLIIEGDVQLSPSPLNVNHGKNISSQGDQKLKESILEKYMLVDSEEDNKTHRPVAPKDAPKKLVRYHGNQVVTTKGERYQLVKKDEADDMKKTYVNLKPARKYRFH from the exons ATGGACCTCCACAAAATCATCCACGGTGCGTTGCACGAATTTATTCAGGCTTACATTCCTGATGCAGACCTCAG CACCCTGGATGATGTTCTTCTGTCCTACATCACTGGAGTCCTGGAGGATCTCGGCAGCCAGCAGAGTGTTGAGGAGAACTTTGATGTGGAGGTCTTTGCAGAGATGTTAGAAGCTTACATACCTGGCTTTGCTGAAATTGACAG CGTCAAAGTCTGTGAAATGATGTTCAGTTTGGCTTCAAAACTAGCATCTGCTCGTACCTCAG CTGATGAAGAAAACAGTGTGCCTAAGACGAGGGCAGAAGAGATTTCACTGAAACTTACGACTCTGCCCAGTGAGCCTCCACCAGGTAGAGAAACGCAGTGccttaaaacacagacagagggcGCCACTGCCAAG CTACCAGTGTCTGAGTGGGAGGCCCAGGAACAGCATCTGCTGGAGATGTTTCCAAAGTGCAGTCTGTCCGAGGCTCGCAGCGCCCTGTCTATTGCCAAAGGAGATATGGAGGAGGCTGTGCGACTCATCATAGAGGGCGATGTCCAGCTCAGCCCCAGTCCTCTTAAT GTAAACCATGGGAAGAACATTTCCTCACAGGGAGACCAGAAACTTAAAGAGAGCATTCTTGAGAA GTACATGCTAGTGGACAGTGAGGAAGATAACAAAACGCACCGACCCGTTGCCCCCAAAGAT gcTCCAAAGAAGCTAGTCCGTTACCACGGGAACCAGGTGGTAACCACGAAGGGGGAGCGATACCAACTCGTGAAGAAAGACGAGGCCGACGACATGAAGAAGACGTACGTCAACCTCAAGCCCGCGCGAAAGTATCGATTCCATTGA
- the hif1an gene encoding hypoxia-inducible factor 1-alpha inhibitor: MAAVTVVEADPAASEGGAAFSGVQGRGWDESQLRKYSFPTKTIPRLSHTDPRAEMLINNEEPVVLTDTNLVYPALKWDIAYLQENIGNGDFSVYTAENHKFLYYDEKKMSNFENFVPKSRRMEMKFSEFVDKMHETEEMGGEERVYLQQTLNDTVGKKIVVDFLGFNWNWINKQQAKRNWGQLTSNLLLIGMEGNVTPAHYDEQQNFFAQIKGHKRCILFPPDQFECLYPYPVHHPCDRQSQVDFDNPDYEKFPNFKNVVGYEAVVGPGDVLYIPMYWWHHIESLLNGGVTITVNFWYKGAPTPKRIEYPLRAHQKVAIMRNIEKMLGEALGDPHEVGPLLKTMIKGRYDQDLS; this comes from the exons ATGGCAGCGGTGACCGTCGTGGAGGCTGATCCGGCGGCGAGCGAAGGCGGCGCCGCTTTCTCCGGCGTCCAGGGCAGAGGCTGGGACGAGTCCCAGCTCCGAAAATACTCCTTCCCAACCAAGACCATCCCCCGGCTCTCTCACACGGACCCCAGGGCAGAGATGCTTATAAACAACGAG GAACCTGTGGTCTTAACAGACACAAACCTCGTATACCCAGCTCTCAAATGGGACATTGCGTACCTCCAGGAGAACATTGGAAATGGAGACTTTTCTGTTTACACGGCAGAAAACCACAAATTCCTGTACTACGAcgagaaaaaaatgtccaactttgAGAACTTTGTGCCCAAGTCTCGGCGGATGGAAATGAAATTCTCAGAATTCGTGGATAAAATGCACGAAACAGAAGAAatggggggagaggagag GGTGTATCTGCAGCAGACCCTGAACGACACAGTAGGGAAGAAGATTGTTGTTGACTTTCTCGGTTTCAACTGGAACTGGATCAACAAGCAGCAAGCCAAGAGAAACTGGGGACAGCTAACGTCCAACCTTCTCCTCATAGGCATGGAGG GCAATGTGACACCAGCACATTATGACGAGCAGCAGAACTTCTTTGCACAGATCAAAGGTCACAAAAGGTGCATCCTCTTCCCTCCAGACCAGTTTGAGTGTCTCTATCCATACCCCGTCCATCACCCCTGTGACAGACAGAGCCAA gttGACTTTGATAACCCAGACTATGAGAAGTTCCccaattttaaaaatgttgttggCTATGAGGCTGTCGTGGGACCTGGAGATGTGCTATACATCCCCATGTATTG GTGGCATCACATTGAATCGCTGCTGAACGGCGGAGTCACCATCACTGTAAACTTCTGGTACAAA gGCGCCCCCACACCTAAGAGGATAGAATACCCTCTGCGAGCCCATCAGAAGGTGGCCATCATGAGAAATATTGAGAAGATGCTGGGAGAGGCACTTGGAGACCCACATGAA GTCGGGCCTCTACTGAAGACAATGATCAAGGGGCGATATGACCAGGATCTCAGTTAG